The Hypanus sabinus isolate sHypSab1 chromosome X1, sHypSab1.hap1, whole genome shotgun sequence genome window below encodes:
- the LOC132384443 gene encoding reprimo-like protein gives MNSTFFNQTVVETGLYSAKEHGLGTVLGCCNQSAVTTDGSLNLNQEEQKLFIMRVVQIAVLCVLSLTVIFGIFFLGCNLMIKSESMINFLVKDRRPSKDVEAVIVGLY, from the coding sequence ATGAATTCTACTTTTTTCAATCAGACTGTTGTAGAGACAGGATTGTACTCTGCCAAGGAACATGGTCTGGGTACGGTTCTTGGATGTTGTAACCAAAGCGCAGTGACTACTGACGGCTCCCTCAACCTCAATCAAGAGGAGCAAAAACTCTTTATTATGAGAGTGGTGCAGATCGCTGTACTCTGCGTGCTCTCATTGACTGTCATTTTCGGCATTTTCTTTCTAGGTTGCAACTTAATGATCAAATCCGAGAGCATGATCAACTTCCTGGTGAAAGACCGCCGACCCTCCAAGGATGTAGAAGCTGTGATAGTTGGCTTGTATTAG